One Periophthalmus magnuspinnatus isolate fPerMag1 chromosome 4, fPerMag1.2.pri, whole genome shotgun sequence genomic window, cacacacagcaccacacaaagcatcatacacacacagcactatCTAAAGAAATGgtatagataaaaaaaatgccaataaaagtgtttctgagcACAAAGACACGATCCAAGTCCACGCTTTGTGAggactgtgtgaatgtgtcatAAGTCATAGAGCATAGCTTTAGCCTGATCTGCAGAGGTCATAGAAAACTCAATGGCCGTCATGAGGTCCTGACCTTCACGTAAACATGTCAGAGGCACACAGCCAGTGTGACAGACACTGGTCTAAACAGCATGACTTCTGCACCAACCCTAAcccagtcctggttaaatcatCATTCGCCTGAAACAGCACATTTTTCCTCCTCTGATAAGACACAAGAGATATTTTAACTTAATGGtgcatttgttcattttcatttgttcatcAGAAAATGTTTGGTCAACCATTTCAAACTTCTTAAATGGAGATAAAGCCACCAATGTGTGAAATGTACCGTAACAAAAATGTGTCTGGTAAAAAACAAAGAGGCTGATGTCCAGGAAAGATGCAGACATTGCCACCGCTGCTAAAGTGGTGCCCACAATTTTCCCAGAAATTCTGTTTCATAACATGTTATTTCAGGAAAGGCTGCAGTGTGGAGACAGGCGGATGAGTAACTGACAAACACAGACGACTGTGGACCCACTGGTCATTTCTCATCTCCACAAACAGAGTCATTTTTCAATAAGGCTGATAACATCAGagtgctgctactgctgctgtggGAGCAGATCCTCGTCTCAGGCAAGGCCAGGCACAGACCTGTGAGTAGGAATCTGATCAAACGTTTACCAAGATTTCAGGGGAAGCCATGATGATAGATAGGACAGGAATTTCTCTGATCGTGTGTTtcaaaagtgtaaatattaaaagcaaaaaacattgcaaatgaTTAAGAATACTGCACAGTCAAtgtacaataaaatattttattgcttTTGGGTCACAGTTCAGAAAttatagtaaaaatacagattccGCTGAAATGACAATGAAAGATATAAACCACtgttataaaattataaaccacTGTGGTTCCTGTGTTGTGCTTTGCATCTCAGCAGCACCTACTTTGTGTCAGAAAGATGTTTTATATTGCAGAGTGTGTCAAAGAATTACAAGATTACAATGTCTAAAATACAGACTCAGACTTTACAAACCAAGTACTAACATAGTGGCATGATTGGCCTCCACACACAATAGTTGTGAAGCACAAAAAATATGAAGGGGTTTGTTGTGAAACAGCGACATCTAGTGCTCACACCATGCAGGAAGCGAAACGTCTTTAAAGGTTTTACACAGTGCTTTTTTCAATTAAATTAAGTCCTGGCATATTTTTTAACTTGACTGAACTTATGCAAACCACAAATAGCAAACATCTATGAAAACCATTGAACACATGTCACATACTTAAACAGTTTACACTGTAAAATCGATATAATTATAGCTTAATTGCACCTAAATAGGGaaataaaattgttttttttttttttgtaattgtacTGAAACATTAACAAACACAGTATGGCAAAGTAGACCTTGGTAAAGAAATCTTTGAAAGTACTGGCTTTTCATAAATAGCCCAGCATAGAGTTTGTTTTCCAAAGTTTCAGTTACTCAGCGTTTTGCCTTAGgatccttttctcctcctctacaAATGTCTTCTCAGACGTGGCCTGTCCCAGGTCCCTCTTCCTTTTCTCCTTCTGCTGAAATGTCTCCACACGTTTCTTTTTAGCAGAGGTTTCAGACTTCTCTGACTCTTCATCTAAAAAAAAGAGGATAATATCATGATGGGTGAAACCAAAAGGGAACAACGATTTTTGTCGAttttttgaaatgaaaaagtaattaTTTCATGTTGGaacaaaaaaggggaaaaaaaagttgcaatTTACTAAGGTGACGCTCAAAATCCTGGACGGCTCCGGCTGAAtctaccacatttacatttaaattctgGTAATTATTGTCCCTGAAATGTACCGGAAGAAGGTTTGTTCAAGTTCGGACTGATCTTTTGTTTATGTACCCAgtcacaacacaaaaacaatgaatgaaacaatgcaatctagaatgtttagaatgttTCTTATGAATGATCAAGGTAGCACATGTGTTATTGTCAGCAGATTATCAGAGTCTGAACAGGTAGTGGCTCTAATCCTTATGGCATCCGTTGATCACTTGATAGTTTGTAATCCCTACAGGGATAACAGCCTCACCTGACTCAGACAGCTGCTCCTCAGGAGGGAGAAAACGTGCTTTGCCGGAGTGCGCAGGTGCATCAGCCCCATTGTCCTCGTACACATTGGACCATTTTATGGCCATGTCCATCCCTGGAGGAGGCCCTTTCTTCTTCACTGGCTCTGGGGCAGCACTGTAGCTCTGAGGAGGGGGGACTGCATTGGTCTTCCATGGTGCGAACTCTTTAGGAGTCTACAGGGCAACATGATGTGGTTTAATTTGTTAATGAGTTACTCCATAAACAAGATGAACATGATTATTGTAAAAATACTGGTAAAATATTTTACAGCATCATGTATAAAGCTAGAAGCAATTTCACTGTAGCTGTTTGTGGCTGATGAGTCATAGCtagagatgggacaataaacaataatatcatttatcgtgataaaaagggttgacaataatcgttcatgggacattttacataatcatGGTGATCGTCAAAAGTTAATCACCATTACATCACCTgaatgtgaagaaaaaaaaaattactaccACAGGAGAGTTGagaggggggacaaaggggtctgttgtacTGGGCCCCAGGATTGGACCCTCTtcttattaatttgtattacgggGGGCCATGTGACGCTTATTgccaaatttcagttgatggCCCTGTTCATCCATAACATTCTCTATtgaagttataattattcatatccataacaactttaatcatgaTCGtgacatacactcacctaaaagattattaggaacacctgttcaatttctccttaatacaattatctaatcaaccaatcacatggcagttgcttcaatgcattttgagcgtggcatggtgccagacgggccggtctgagtatttcacaatctgctcagttactgggattttcacacacaaccatttctagggtttacaaggaatggtgtgaaaagggaaaaacatccagcatgcggcagtcctgtgggtgaAAAtaccttgttgatgctagaggtcagaggagaatgggccgaatgattcaagctgatagaagagcaacgttgagtGAAATAACCACTTGTTACAactgaggaatgcagcaaagcatttgtgaagccacaacacgcacaaccttgaggcggatgggctacaacagcagaagaccccaccgggtaccactcatctccactacaaataggaaaaagaggctacaatttgcacaagctcaccaaaattgggcAGTTGaggactggaaaaatgttgcctggtgtgatgagtctcgatttctgttgagataTTCAAATGgcagagtcagaatttggtgtaaacagaatgagaacatggatccatcatgccttgttaccactgtgcaggctggtggtggtagtgtaatggtgtgggggatgttttcttggcacactttaggtcccttagtgccaattgggcagcgtttaaatgccacgggctacctgaacattgtttctgaccatgtccatcccttcatgaccaccatgtacccatcctctgatggctacttccagcaggataatgcaccatgtcataaagctcgaatcatttcaaattggtttctcgaacatgacaatgagttcactgtactacaatgggccccacagtcaccagatctcaacccgatagagcatctttgggatgtggtggaacgggagattcgtgccctggatgtgcatcccacaaatctccatcaactgcaagatgctcctatcaatatgggccaacatttctaaagaatgctttcagcaccttgttgaatcaatgctatgtagaattaaggcagttctgaaggcgaaagggggtcaaacaccgtatgagtgtggtgttcctaataatccttcaggtgagtgtagtcgttaatcataattattttgGCCTTGATAATTGttacacaaaatttcaatatcttCCCAGGCCTAGTCACAGCATTAAGAGACTACAAGTCCCACTCAGATAAATGATTATTGTAGAAATATTGATGAAATCTTTTACAGCATCATGCATAAAGCTAGAAATGATTTCACTGTAGTTGTTTGTGGCTGATGAGTCATAGCATTAAGAGATAAATGTTTCAGACAGTCTACAGTGTGTGGATGTCACCTCTTCAGGGGCTTTGACCACGAGACTATCCCAGTCTATCTCCTTATTGAGCGGATTGTACAGAAACGCAGGCCTGGATACTGTCCCGAACAGCTCGTCCGGTTTGGGTAAAGGGGCGCCACTGGAAGACCTTTTAGTCCCTTGCTGTGGGGGCGGTGCTGTGCTCCCTGAAGCATCCTTATCCAACTTCTGGCTGCTCTTCTTTCTgctgtctccctcctcctcgtctgagTCGCTGTCGTTGCTGCTGTCGCTTAGATCATCGTAGCTCGAAAAGAAACCCATAGAACCGGACTTCTTTTCTTCAGACATGGTTATACTTAAGCTTTCTTCCTGCCTACACTAAGATTTATACAAAACTGCGGTGTTTAATTGAAGAAAGAACTCACAAGAACACGACACTCTACTCCATTTTGAATCAGCCTCCAAAACAATCGTAAAGGTGTAAGATGTGTCGTAAAATCTGTAGCAAATCTGTGTACTTTACGTCTGCAAAATGGAGCAATAAAATATTgcgaaaaacaaaacaaacaaaaaaatagatagatttttttaaagcaaaactgTCTAGATTAATGTAACTAATAAAAAGTGGCAAAATTTAagtttattatatatttcaatGAACGTTACAGTTATGGCTTTATTtaaccactagagggagctatGGTCATACAAATGAAGTGGGACAAAACAAGTTCgctcaaatgaaaagaaaacagtTGTGATTTAACAGGTAATCCGTGCATTCAACCCCACTTTCTTGCTTTTTGTCTCCCACATGTGTTAGGGCTTATGGGTAATGTGATAGCTCTTttttaaaacagattaaacagcacattttttgCTCCTCTGATAATGAATTCCCCTGGCTATGGTTGCCACATGTGCAGCAGTCCCCTGTTGGTGAAAGATTAACTGTTAGCCAGTAGGTGCACGTGGTGAGTTTGCTGTAAATTAACCCTTTTCTGTCAACACTAAAACGTCTGGGGCTTCCTTTTGTGTTCTGCACGCTCATTCCTCTGGTGATGGAGAGCACTTAGATCATACTTTTTGAGCTAAAGCTGCCAATGCTAGACTTACAGGGGCCATTCTTTGCTTCTTGTGCATTGGTCAGGCACCTTCTAAAGCCCACAGCATCAGCATGCAGGCATAAATCTACCAGATATACTGCACAGGGCACACCTTCTTGTTTTGCTTCCTTTACCCCTGAGTGCCCAATAATCACAACTGCAgatgctttttacatttttagttgagtTGTTTAAGATTTAGTGCTAGTCTAATTGTCTCACATGCCTTGAGTTAAGGGCCCAGGAAGATTCCAGTTGTGTCTACCACTTGAAACACCGCACTAAAATTGGttataaatgtatgtttttgcatATAAAAAGTTGGCCTAAAATTCGAGATTGACTGATAAGGGTTTTTTCTTGGCTGATGCCaatactgattgtttagaacACAGAGTAACTGTCCAAATATCGGCTCGATATATCAGTGTATCTCTAccttaaatgttctgtttttttaaaggcaatatgaatgtaaatatatgtttatgtgctttaaactatgttataatgttgtgaccTCATCTTTAGTTTACTCAGACTTGTATATTGATTGATTCATACATTTAGTAATCCTTTATTGTCCTGCGTTTGAGGCTTGAGTACTTTCAGCgacaggagctcagttggtaCATATCACTGGTTAAACGGtccaatcc contains:
- the c4h1orf52 gene encoding UPF0690 protein C1orf52 homolog isoform X1; amino-acid sequence: MSEEKKSGSMGFFSSYDDLSDSSNDSDSDEEEGDSRKKSSQKLDKDASGSTAPPPQQGTKRSSSGAPLPKPDELFGTVSRPAFLYNPLNKEIDWDSLVVKAPEEKSRLITPGNIFPVLNCPILTPKEFAPWKTNAVPPPQSYSAAPEPVKKKGPPPGMDMAIKWSNVYEDNGADAPAHSGKARFLPPEEQLSESDEESEKSETSAKKKRVETFQQKEKRKRDLGQATSEKTFVEEEKRILRQNAE
- the c4h1orf52 gene encoding UPF0690 protein C1orf52 homolog isoform X2 produces the protein MSEEKKSGSMGFFSSYDDLSDSSNDSDSDEEEGDSRKKSSQKLDKDASGSTAPPPQQGTKRSSSGAPLPKPDELFGTVSRPAFLYNPLNKEIDWDSLVVKAPEETPKEFAPWKTNAVPPPQSYSAAPEPVKKKGPPPGMDMAIKWSNVYEDNGADAPAHSGKARFLPPEEQLSESDEESEKSETSAKKKRVETFQQKEKRKRDLGQATSEKTFVEEEKRILRQNAE